The DNA segment AGTAATCGTGTTATGCGATGCTGGTCTTTATTATGCGCAAATTTGCGCGGCGGCTAATACGTATGAAAATGCACTGTCGCAAGAGAGAATATCTCCTCATGTAGCCATCGTGAATAAAGTGATCTCGCATATGCAGCGCACCGTCGTTCGCATTCTTGCTACGGAGTAGGAGGTTTCGCTGGCCGACCGCTCTTCACTGATGACACAGAGAAGCTGTCTTGTAGCACGACTTCATCTTCATAGACAGCTACACCTATAATAAGGTGTCAAATGTATCCCCTCTGGAATACCTTAAATAGACGTTTACCTATTTTGAGGAGGATATTGACATGATCGATCCCGTTCTGCAATCTCCAGAACTTCGGTTGGCGGCGGATTCCAACCAAGTACTCAACTATCATCGCGATCCGCATAATTATATTACTCAAGTATTTGGCGCACAGCTTCCTGCGATAAGAACCGGCTTTTTCAATGTTCATTTAACGAAAGGCATTATCGTCCAGCCCCACTGGCATACCAATGTTAACGAGATGGTATATGTGATTAGCGGAGAGGTGATTACTTCGGTTTTTAATCCATTTACGCAAAGGCTGATGACGT comes from the Paenibacillus lentus genome and includes:
- a CDS encoding cupin domain-containing protein — protein: MIDPVLQSPELRLAADSNQVLNYHRDPHNYITQVFGAQLPAIRTGFFNVHLTKGIIVQPHWHTNVNEMVYVISGEVITSVFNPFTQRLMTYYLRPGQLSLFPKGWFHWIIAESNHAHLLTIFDQPTPDIVYGSDFLRSVPKEVMQRAYCVNEEDYARAVAPIRESVILGPPVGCGRDS